The following proteins are encoded in a genomic region of Fervidobacterium pennivorans DSM 9078:
- a CDS encoding class I SAM-dependent methyltransferase, with the protein MGKRDDINKEQQNQQTARNSEHFEHYYVEEPQTPLKVREVQLKLKNGHIYSFKSPSGVYSFGDVDKATQILVNHHAPVSGKVLDIGCGYGVIGIVLKKENPSIEIFMSDINKRAVEFAKINAKDNNIDADIRQGNLYEPWEGMIFDHIIANPPIVAGKKVWMDLITGAYEHLKPGGTLQLVAYHNKGGERIRNFMKEVFGNAEDIWKEGGIRIYLSRKE; encoded by the coding sequence ATGGGTAAAAGGGATGACATAAACAAAGAACAGCAAAACCAACAAACCGCAAGAAATTCTGAGCATTTTGAACATTACTACGTTGAAGAACCACAAACTCCTTTAAAAGTTAGAGAAGTCCAGCTTAAGCTGAAAAACGGGCACATCTATTCGTTTAAAAGTCCTTCAGGAGTTTACTCCTTTGGAGATGTTGACAAAGCTACACAGATACTTGTCAATCATCATGCTCCAGTCAGTGGGAAGGTTTTAGACATAGGTTGTGGATATGGTGTAATAGGCATCGTTCTGAAAAAAGAAAATCCCAGCATCGAAATTTTCATGTCTGACATCAACAAAAGAGCTGTTGAATTCGCAAAAATAAACGCAAAAGACAACAACATCGATGCTGACATAAGACAAGGGAACCTATATGAACCTTGGGAAGGGATGATTTTTGACCATATTATCGCTAATCCGCCAATTGTTGCTGGTAAGAAAGTGTGGATGGATTTAATTACCGGAGCCTACGAACACCTAAAGCCTGGAGGAACACTTCAGTTAGTCGCGTATCACAATAAAGGCGGAGAAAGGATAAGAAACTTCATGAAAGAAGTTTTTGGCAACGCCGAGGATATCTGGAAAGAGGGCGGTATTCGAATTTATCTATCCCGAAAAGAATAA
- a CDS encoding type II secretion system F family protein, giving the protein MCLVFEYKGIDRSGKKLKGIVQADSIKEALDKLKEQGILVTDIVEKSEKRVSVRTSAGPVSPGRNVAKKRTVFQVKLKDIVLFARQLETMISAGLRLVDAIMTLSEQEVFSKKFRNILREVAADMKGGMSFSDALERQGVFDSIFINMVRAGEEGGVLDVTMKKIANYYEGMNRLREQVKSSMAYPMFILGFAVAVVIVISVFILPKLISVFGTTPQGGVLGMLMKLNYIFTKKWYILLPIVVVIGVGLKFFLDTVYGAYLKEFIGGLIPPIRKLRLKMANERFTRTLGVLIGSGVPMVNALDMAAKASNNPRFMAIISKVIEEVKAGSNLKDSLKRTGIFPQIVYEMVGTGEQTGKLDVVMEKVADFYEEEILADTKKLVSLIEPMMIAFVGLFIAFIAFTMYSTIFQMQSQFGR; this is encoded by the coding sequence GTGTGTTTGGTATTTGAGTATAAAGGTATAGATCGAAGTGGAAAAAAGCTGAAAGGAATTGTTCAAGCGGATAGTATAAAAGAAGCATTGGACAAACTTAAGGAACAAGGTATTTTGGTCACCGATATTGTGGAAAAAAGTGAAAAAAGGGTATCTGTAAGGACGTCCGCGGGGCCTGTCTCACCTGGACGCAATGTAGCTAAAAAAAGAACAGTTTTCCAAGTGAAGCTGAAAGATATTGTTCTTTTCGCAAGACAGTTGGAAACAATGATAAGTGCAGGTTTGAGACTTGTTGATGCGATAATGACACTTTCAGAACAAGAGGTGTTCTCAAAAAAATTCAGAAATATACTTAGAGAAGTCGCAGCGGACATGAAAGGAGGTATGTCCTTTTCCGACGCGCTTGAAAGACAAGGAGTGTTTGACTCTATCTTTATAAACATGGTGCGTGCAGGTGAAGAAGGCGGTGTATTAGATGTTACTATGAAAAAAATCGCAAACTATTACGAAGGAATGAACAGATTAAGAGAACAAGTAAAATCATCCATGGCGTATCCAATGTTTATCTTAGGTTTTGCTGTAGCCGTCGTTATTGTGATTTCTGTTTTCATTTTGCCTAAGCTTATCTCTGTCTTTGGTACAACGCCCCAAGGAGGGGTTTTAGGGATGCTTATGAAATTGAACTACATCTTCACCAAAAAATGGTACATATTGTTGCCTATTGTTGTAGTAATTGGTGTTGGATTGAAATTCTTCTTAGATACAGTATACGGTGCGTATTTGAAAGAATTCATAGGAGGATTAATTCCTCCGATAAGAAAGCTGAGGCTCAAGATGGCTAACGAAAGATTTACAAGAACACTCGGAGTTCTCATCGGAAGTGGAGTTCCAATGGTTAATGCGTTAGATATGGCTGCTAAGGCTTCTAATAATCCGAGGTTTATGGCAATAATATCCAAGGTTATTGAAGAAGTCAAAGCAGGAAGTAACTTAAAAGATAGTCTGAAGCGAACAGGCATCTTTCCACAAATTGTGTACGAAATGGTTGGGACCGGTGAACAAACAGGTAAACTCGATGTTGTCATGGAAAAGGTCGCCGATTTCTATGAGGAAGAAATACTGGCTGATACAAAGAAGCTCGTTAGTCTTATCGAGCCAATGATGATTGCGTTTGTTGGTTTGTTTATTGCTTTCATCGCTTTTACAATGTACTCAACGATATTCCAAATGCAAAGTCAGTTTGGGCGATAA
- a CDS encoding energy-coupling factor ABC transporter ATP-binding protein, translating into MLIELKNVSVIFEEKTDVEKVALKDINLSFSTDESILLIGNTGSGKTTLIYLLDLLIKPSKGFLLYDGKDPFFYPYEFRKRFGVAFQIPERQFFSETVEEEITYAAKNFGVPFTQEDIEKVLELVGLRKNILKQSPFKLSGGEQRKVAIASILLHKPEFLIFDEPTAGLDLKGVLSVREILKKFKNSGKGFLVATHEPELFEDLCDRKIVLKSGTILEDVRSSVAHT; encoded by the coding sequence GTGCTTATAGAATTAAAGAACGTTTCTGTTATTTTTGAAGAGAAAACAGATGTTGAAAAAGTGGCACTTAAAGACATAAATCTATCTTTTTCAACAGATGAGAGCATCTTGCTTATTGGTAATACAGGCTCTGGAAAGACAACGCTTATATATTTGCTGGACTTGCTTATAAAGCCTTCTAAGGGCTTTTTACTTTACGACGGTAAGGACCCTTTCTTTTACCCATACGAGTTCCGTAAAAGATTTGGAGTGGCTTTCCAGATACCGGAAAGACAGTTTTTTAGCGAAACTGTTGAAGAAGAAATTACTTACGCTGCAAAGAACTTTGGTGTTCCATTCACCCAGGAAGATATTGAGAAAGTGCTTGAACTTGTAGGGTTAAGAAAAAATATACTTAAGCAATCTCCTTTCAAGTTATCTGGTGGTGAGCAGAGGAAGGTAGCGATTGCATCCATTTTGTTACATAAACCGGAATTCCTCATCTTTGATGAACCAACTGCCGGATTAGACTTGAAAGGTGTCCTTTCGGTTAGAGAAATTCTTAAGAAATTCAAAAACAGTGGCAAGGGTTTTCTTGTTGCAACTCATGAACCAGAGTTATTTGAAGATTTGTGCGATAGAAAAATAGTCTTGAAAAGCGGTACTATTTTGGAAGATGTGAGGTCATCAGTAGCCCACACTTAA